Within the Macrobrachium rosenbergii isolate ZJJX-2024 chromosome 25, ASM4041242v1, whole genome shotgun sequence genome, the region ATGCCCGGCCGGAAGCGGAAGAGGCGAATTCTCTTCACCAAGTCCCAAACGTACGAGCTGGAGAGGAGGTTCCGTCAGCAGCGCTACCTGTCGGCGCCCGAGAGAGAGCACTTGGCCTCTCATTAACCTCACGCCCACACAGGTCAAAATATGGTTCCAAAACCACAGGTACAAGACGAAGAAGCTATACCGGGAGAAGGGGCTGCCTTCGACGCTCGAACATCCTTACGTCTCCTCCACGGGGTCCTTGGGGTCCTTGCCCAACGCCCTTCGACGGCTGACCGTCCCCTTGCTCGTTAGGGAAAGGTTATCGTCCGTTCACGCCAACGGCGGACGCGCTGACCCTCTGAGTCCGGACGCCACCGCCCTTTTAGAGCCTCGTTTGCCGCCTCCTTTGCACCTCACGCCGCCTATGGCCTTCCCGGGTCTGTTTACGGGTCTCTTCGGGGCTTCAGGAGGGCTGAGGCTGGGCGTGATGCCGCCCTCCCTGACCCAGACACCCTTGTCTCCCGCTCTGGCTGCTTCTCTGACCTCGAGCCTCACGTCCTCTCTCCTCCTGCCGGCGCCTTCTCTCATGTCAAGTAGCGCCTCCCTCTCGACCAGCTCCTTgcccctcttctcttctcctaCTGTCACATCTACTGTCGCCCCCGCCCGCGCCCCTGTCACCGTCTTGGAGGGCTGCGGCCATCGCTCAGCCTCGTCCTCGCCGGCCACGTCTCTTTCCTCCCCAAGGGCGTCGTCTCCAGTGACTACGACGGGAGGCGTAGACACCTCGAGCGCTGCAGGGGCGGCAGTGCCGTCTTCTGGTGGCGCCACTCTCACGGCCACCAGGTGGTGACCGCCCGTACGCGGACCTACACAAGCGGACGTCAGAGATGATTAAAAATGATGTGAAACTGGCCCTTTTTAAAACAGTGAGGTGTGAACATTGCGGCCGGAAGCGTCTCTCGGGTGAACAAAACGACCGCTCGTTTTTCTCGGTGACCCCCTTCAGTGGACGTGGCAGCACCTCGTTCGTTCGTCGTTGATGAAAATGATAGCAATGATGCCGTGTGCCTTAGGAATACGTTAGAGTTAATGGCGAAATATCTTGTTGCGATATTTAATGACACAAAAGAAGAGCACTCGTGTTAGATGAGAAAATAGAAAGTCCTAATTACCAAAAAGATTAATGATAATTGTTGTCTGTCATTTTTGAGCCATTTCGAGTGATGAATGTGTTAGTCATTAGAGATAGTGTCGTATTGTATCATTATAGGGTAATGTAATTTACGGTTAATTAACGGTCAGGTAGCGAGTGGAATCAAGTCAGGTGAGGAGGAATTACATAGTATGGTAACCGGTCAGGTACCACAAAGGTACCACGACCGACTTGAGGAATTTTGTTTGGTGTCTCGTAAACATACCTCGATTAATCTAACTGATAAGAtgcagttatttgatattttaattgtaCATAAAAGAATATGagtttttacttttaacagaCTCTTGTTGTTACCTTCATTATGTTGCTGATGAAAAGCAAGTGTGCAGGCGAGGTAGAGAATCATGTATATTAAAACAACTCTAAGTATGTTATTGGGAAAGGGACCTCCAATTTTGTTGGGAGTTACTGTATCCATGTGAGATGAATTTGCAGTATTTTATTACCTGAGATAATTTATATTGGAAGTATTGTTaacatttgatatttatttatattgtttttcatttattttacaagagACATTCAGATTTACATGACATAAGTGCAATGGACATATTCgtaaattcctttattattattattattatttttattattatttatttattttccgaaTATGCAAACATCAATATAGAACAAACCAAAAAGTCCTACTGTTTTAACTCCGCcgaatgaaaatagaaatgaaaaattaaaataaaagcaaattacgTTGCCACATTACACATCATGTACCACTTTCAAGCAAAAACTTGatgttatttaaaagaaaaatcaaaagaactGGTATTCAGTTATCGTCTTGTGTTAGAACGAGGAAGCCCCTGGCCAGCCTTTCCGTGTAGCAGGTCAGAAGGGGGGCGTTATGCAATTGGCGAAATCGATAATTAGATTTCGTTCCTTATCGCCATAGTGTGTGTGGAAGAGCCATAGACAGCATGCGTCTATGGAAGGAACCGTACATATATTACggcgtgtatgtatgttattttacATACACAGAAGACGGTGTTTATTGAGTGTGTACGTAGTGCGCGCTCACGCAAAAGGGATTATGATTGAGGCAGCATAACTACCTTCGGAAAAttgttttattcaatatttatttatatactcattacCCTGTTTCCGAGAAATATTTGTATGGTGTTGAATCCATGTAATTCAGTTAAGTCTGTTAGTTTAAAATTcgcttttttatgtttatttgaatgattacctccattttgtttatgaaataattattcgTTCAATTTATTCACGGCATATCTTGCTCCTTTCTCTAGTAGATTGTAATTGGAATCTGTTCTCAAGGGAAACGATCTGTACAATTCATCTATAAACCATGAGTTAATAGTTAATCATTTCAGTGAAATGTATCATAATTTTCGGCGCATATCTTCAGCTTTTACTGATTAacctattttattttgcattgataAGTTCTTCTTTTTACTGGAAGATCAATAATGTAGATGATGAATGCCTCAATAAGAGATACAGTGCTGCTtaaattctgtaatttttatattttagctctGTCATGTAGTATTTATTCAAATACTCGGTATTAGCTCTTTCTCcctatttattcatatttttttatgagcgACCTTATGAATtctaatgtttttgtaatttaatatacCAAAGCATATTTTTGTCTTCGTAATTTTTCGTTATGTTGTTGAATTTTATGCGTGTGTTCGTAAagattctgcctttttttttcctttaaaatatataaatattactgcgtaaacctacagtatatacatacagacatacaaatacatacacacatgtatatatataatataatacatatatattatattatatgaattcCAATGTTTTCGTAATTTAATaaaccaattatattatatatgtgtatatataatataatatatatacatatatatgtatatatgtaagattTGAATTCATATATCATGTattcacacatatttatacatgaatgtattatatatatacataaatagttgtatataattttcatatctatatctatatgtatatatatataatattatatatacagtatatatacatatatatatttatatatttctaaaaaataatcataaacataCGGGCGGGAGATGAAACAACGTTTGAAAAAAGATTTaagtgcttttatttattttcattgtttgttatatacacattctgtaaaagaagaagaataattgcTAAGGATCGGTAAATATTGTCACTATGGAAAAGGAAAGGTATTACACATTTTCAATGCAGTGATTTACAGTGTGATATGCATTGTGATTTGATGTAGTAAGAATTATTCAAATGTTTACCAGTATATGGATATGAATATggacaatggaaatagaaatactAAAATATCAATTATGGCTACATTGGTTACCTGTATTGCTTTCAAGTATAAAATGGTATTTCTTAATTTACAATTGATATTTGATGCTTCGAAGCCGAAATcggtttgaaataaaaattattattcacctCTGTCTGTGTTATGACTGAATATGTAGCAGTTACTATTTTCAGGAGACTTAGTTACCTGtacttaaaatttctttaaacagTTGAGGCGTCTGTTATACTTATAGTAATATAAAAGATTTAGCTACCTTTGATTTTGTATATCTTTGCAATTTTATCAGCAATTTCACTTTAGGGGTAGATTTTCGTGAATAGCCAGCATCATCTTATTTTTCAACCGTCACTTGGTAGATAGCATTAATTcactgataatttcttttatcaatttcaaattcatgtcatatacattttcatttatttattaactttcagGCTAAGGTGTTTGTTTGTAATTCTGATATTATTTGgttaaagtcctctctctctctctctctctctctctctctctctctctctctctctctctctctctctctctctctctctatatatatatatatatatatatatatatatatatatatatatatatataatatatatacatatatataatatttatatatactacacatatatatatatatatattttattgtatatatacaaatatataatatttatatttatatatgtatatatatgtatatatatatatatatatatatatatatatatatatatatatatatatatatatatatatatatatataatgaaaaaactgcCAATCTGATCCAGGATTTTAAAAACTCAATCTTGAGTATCTTCCACATTAACTAAATCTACCTCTTCAATACAAGTACAAGGAGCAGAGATGATTTAACAAAGAGGTGACATAAAGTATTCATTACGCGAATCTTTGAAGAAATGGAACTCTGAAGAGAAATTGGTCATCTGGTTTAGGTTTCGTCCGTTATCGACTTTTTCTTAGCTCTAGTTATTACGCCATCGGAGAATTGACGTTCCTCGGTATCCTGATccgaaaataaaattgttttatttcttatttttgcttaGTAATTTTCTTATTGCTGTGTCGTGGTACAttgtcgttttatttttctgtctttttgtttttaggaTGACGAAGTTCACTAAGCGTGTGGGATGAGTATCctgttttatttgattattatattatcatctgATATTTTGATAACAAGTTCTTttctgtatataattgtttatttatacttatgGGCGTGAAAATACAATCatataatttcagttattattatattattattattattattattattattattattattattattagtctatgCGACCTTTTGGACACTAGAAATTTAGTCTTTTTACAGATGAATTACTCCACTGCCTTTCTTTAAAATGTAATACAATGAATTTATTCCAGAGTAGGAGTATTTTATCAACTTTGACATGATTTTTTTGGCGTTAGTGATGAGATAGTTGTTGATCGTGGAGAATTAATAATACTCAGAACGCccagacaatgacgtcactcATAGACAATTTTTGTGCATCCCGGTCTTGCTCTTAAGAATTTTGTTCTTCACTctgttggattttttttcttttacgcaaAGGTCAGTGAGAAGGGCAATGTCTAAGTCTAAAAGGTTCAGCGGTATAGCACCGTTTAAATGTTAAAcaagaaatgaactgaaaaaagtcattaaaagaaTTGCAGAACTAGgcagtttaattttttgtaaacgCATTACTGCGCACACATTCTTAATAAAACCTATAGCATACTACATTTTTCTagcttatgaatatttaaaattatgcattttaattagCCTTATCTTTAGGTAACGTCGGATAGATTTTATGGTCagattatttaattacttttcggGTCTGTTTCAtcttcaaaatgtattttttcacaaaattttaattacctTCCACCgaagtgtatacatatactggatTTGGTGAGGATAAAATGATATCGATCGTCTAAAGGGTTTATTGTGCATAATCCAGACATGTGTTTAAAAAAAGTGCGTATGAATATTGCTGTGTATTGTTATAGGTATGTCACGTATCGGTGGAGTCATCAGAATCATGATGAAGAGTAATGTTAATAATTCTTATACTTAACTCTATGTTACCATTATTCATCGtcactgaatattataattcttttccatttttgtcatttccttccttttattatacTTTGGAAGTTTTCATTCCAGTTCTTTTCCATGATAACCTCTGTAAATATTGCATCGGtatattgatattaaatgataaGAAGACGCTTGTTTGTTTTACTCAAGTGACGTTTTCAACTTGTAAAAAAGAATTGTCTGCCTTACAGGATATGATTATTGTAGAGTCGTTATCTTATGTGTTtgcaatttttattgtatgatttacatttttagtgacttggaatatatatatatatatatatatatatatatatatatatatatatatatatatatatatatatatatatatgaagtataaatTTTCTTGCTTGGGAAGAATTTTTAtcggaatatatttttcattattttagtgcAACTGATTAATTATAAGTGGTTTTTTCCTATTGGCTATTTTTTCGGACGATGTGAGGtaagtggtattattattattattattattattattattattattattattattattattattattattattatagaaatcatTTGGGTTGTCCATTTTTAGTATGCCTTGtgacataattttgttttttgtgttcgcAAACTAGTTTAATACATAGTACCAATATGCATTATTGCCTTTTTTATATTGTGTGAATAACTATATAGATGCTTTTATTTACTAAACAGACTGATCAGaattttttcgtttcatatttgAGGAACCTCAGATTTAACATTGCTTGCTGTGATTGTCTATTATTTTTATAGGTTCAATTCGATCATTTTAGTAGAGATTACCgaaacattttttattgaaaaaactcTTGATctcactctaaaaaaaaaaaaaaaaaaagcatgcttCCACATTAAAGACACTTTTACTGTGCCATGATCCTTGTTGTTAGTTCCGTATATATTACTGCTTTACTGTTACAGTCGAGTACGAAAGGAAATTACAGTACCCTCCAAGTAATTGTGGTAGATGTGTAGATAGTCGGCTGTCTATCGTGAATATTTTGTTGAAttcaaataatacatttttaggtaaatatatacgatatataattaattttccataCTGTCCAAATACCGTTGTCATATTTTCTGCATATAGAATTTAGTGAATATAGCGTTACGAATGTAAGCCAGGTAAGTTTTATAACGAAGCATAGGCTCCTTGTGGGTAAGATCATTCAAAGGGATCGTGTTTGTTAgattttctatttaatattatTGGATAATATAGGCGCTCGGGCCTCGTTTAGCTCACTCCCAGTTGCACCAAACTGCTCATTTATGTTGCATGTTTCACTGACTTTTAGTATCTGGACTGGTGGCAtatgttcaaatatgaatttgagTGTGTGTAAAGAACTGGATAGGAGTCATTAGTGCATCCTCATATAGTGGGTTGGGCGTATTTCTCTGTGCATATGGTTTTCCTCTTGCCAGCTATCTACCAACCTATCtgcctctctatctatctatttaatatatacacatatatgtatatatacatatatataatatatataattatatatatatgtatatatatatacagatagatagatag harbors:
- the LOC136852559 gene encoding LOW QUALITY PROTEIN: homeobox protein Nkx-2.8-like (The sequence of the model RefSeq protein was modified relative to this genomic sequence to represent the inferred CDS: inserted 2 bases in 1 codon), giving the protein MAVMPYKDTCNSSEQELMQRQEGPGSRVRSFSVRDLLQLPDKPSPADALTQSLMVNSGGNESTPKAPPAQSIPAHLNDRNPVQAAADSTENTHVIEEGDEDDEDDDDDEEVGEGMESSVELEGGPEMPGRKRKRRILFTKSQTYELERRFRQQRYLSAPEREHLAXLINLTPTQVKIWFQNHRYKTKKLYREKGLPSTLEHPYVSSTGSLGSLPNALRRLTVPLLVRERLSSVHANGGRADPLSPDATALLEPRLPPPLHLTPPMAFPGLFTGLFGASGGLRLGVMPPSLTQTPLSPALAASLTSSLTSSLLLPAPSLMSSSASLSTSSLPLFSSPTVTSTVAPARAPVTVLEGCGHRSASSSPATSLSSPRASSPVTTTGGVDTSSAAGAAVPSSGGATLTATRW